One window of the Streptomyces sp. ITFR-21 genome contains the following:
- a CDS encoding endonuclease/exonuclease/phosphatase family protein, which translates to MKTYGEPVVRLGFLNLEHDGGPDEEPGVLPAKWVKAHEEILVPREFDWLGRGEMTFSQTKPVDPDATEEEKVVAADAQRAADSRFRAAQDVLGMRGFRSPTGQGRNPTGLFLRESTFTFQARHQQLKIWRTPPTNVVMTLAEVPEVPIVTVAWHNSFCSPNGREDEAEELSSLVDKVQAKYLDDPEHNWAAFWGFGDCNEYPVPAGETVPEIDWTSPDIRDLVHRRHRARKQADGTWRSCTYLDEMMLDCGMHDPARFAAHQLGQIEALKATAGHASDGQGGGRRIDRGYMDPWLVQAVIEVNIFDTTGVSDHHGVEVILSRRKAVECLRRQREPLKPWLLDLAV; encoded by the coding sequence ATGAAGACGTACGGTGAGCCCGTTGTTCGCCTGGGGTTCTTGAACTTGGAGCACGACGGCGGCCCCGACGAGGAGCCGGGAGTACTGCCGGCGAAGTGGGTCAAGGCCCATGAGGAGATCTTGGTGCCGAGAGAGTTCGACTGGCTGGGGCGCGGGGAGATGACGTTCTCTCAGACGAAGCCGGTCGACCCGGACGCGACCGAGGAGGAGAAGGTCGTCGCCGCAGACGCGCAGAGGGCCGCCGACTCGCGCTTCCGGGCGGCTCAAGACGTGCTGGGAATGCGCGGGTTCCGCTCGCCCACCGGACAGGGCAGGAATCCCACGGGGTTGTTCCTGCGGGAGTCGACGTTCACGTTCCAGGCGCGGCACCAGCAGCTCAAGATCTGGCGGACGCCGCCGACCAATGTCGTGATGACGCTGGCGGAGGTGCCCGAGGTGCCGATCGTGACGGTCGCGTGGCACAACAGCTTCTGCTCGCCGAACGGCCGAGAGGACGAGGCCGAGGAGCTGTCGTCCTTGGTCGACAAGGTCCAGGCCAAGTACCTCGATGATCCGGAGCACAACTGGGCGGCGTTCTGGGGGTTCGGCGACTGCAACGAGTACCCCGTGCCGGCTGGCGAGACGGTGCCTGAGATCGACTGGACCTCTCCCGACATCCGGGACCTCGTACACCGCCGACACCGTGCCCGGAAGCAGGCTGACGGGACGTGGCGGAGCTGCACGTACCTCGACGAGATGATGCTGGACTGCGGGATGCACGATCCCGCTCGGTTCGCCGCGCACCAGCTCGGTCAGATCGAAGCCCTGAAGGCGACGGCCGGCCACGCTTCGGACGGTCAGGGCGGCGGCCGGCGCATCGACCGGGGGTACATGGACCCGTGGCTGGTCCAGGCCGTCATCGAAGTCAACATCTTCGACACTACGGGCGTCAGCGACCACCACGGCGTAGAGGTGATTCTGTCGCGTCGGAAGGCCGTCGAATGCCTCCGCCGGCAGCGTGAGCCGCTCAAGCCGTGGTTGCTGGATCTGGCGGTCTAG